The following are from one region of the Falco biarmicus isolate bFalBia1 chromosome 1, bFalBia1.pri, whole genome shotgun sequence genome:
- the RPS3A gene encoding 40S ribosomal protein S3a gives MAVGKNKRLTKGGKKGAKKKVVDPFSKKDWYDVKAPAMFNIRNIGKTLVTRTQGTKIASDGLKGRVFEVSLADLQNDEVAFRKFKLVTEDVQGKNCLTNFHGMDLTRDKMCSMVKKWQTMIEAHVDVKTTDGYLLRLFCVGFTKKRNNQIRKTSYAQHQQVRQIRKKMMEIMTREVQTNDLKEVVNKLIPDSIGKDIEKACQSIYPLHDVYVRKVKMLKKPKFELGKLMELHGEGGGAGKPSGDEAGTKVERADGYEPPVQESV, from the exons ATGGCGGTCGGCAAGAACAAGCGTCTCACCAAGGGCGGCAAGAAGGGCGCCAAGAAGAAAGT GGTTGATCCTTTCTCCAAAAAGGACTGGTATGATGTCAAAGCACCAGCAATGTTTAATATCCGAAACATCGGGAAGACACTTGTCACCAGGACTCAAGGAACTA AAATTGCCTCTGATGGACTGAAGGGTCGTGTATTTGAAGTGAGTCTGGCTGACCTGCAGAATGATGAGGTTGCCTTCCGTAAATTTAAACTGGTAACTGAGGATGTTCAGGGCAAAAATTGTCTGACCAACTTCCATGGAATGGACCTCACCCGGGATAAAATGTGCTCCATGGTCAAAAAATGGCAG ACAATGATTGAAGCCCATGTAGATGTCAAAACTACCGATGGTTACCTACTGCGCCTCTTCTGTGTGGGTTTTACGAAGAAGCGTAATAACCAAATCCGCAAGACCTCGTATGCCCAGCATCAGCAGGTTCGACAGATTCGCAAGAAGATGATGGAAATCATGACCAGAGAGGTCCAAACCAATGACCTGAAAGAAGTTGTCAATAAGCT GATCCCAGACAGCATTGGCAAAGACATAGAGAAGGCATGTCAGTCCATCTACCCTCTTCATGATGTCTATGTCCGCAAGGTTAAGATGCTGAAGAAGCCCAAGTTTGAAT TGGGCAAGCTGATGGAACTACATGGTGAAGGTGGTGGTGCTGGAAAACCTTCTGGCGATGAGGCAGGCACTAAAGTAGAGCGAGCCGATGGATATGAGCCACCCGTGCAAGAGTCTGTCTGA
- the LOC130143721 gene encoding ribonuclease CL2-like, translating to MAGWALCMTLVLAVLAEAAGESRYDKFLRQHVDHPQTSVLAAHRYCETMLARRRVTAPGRACKPSNTFVHAPAEELVAACTQTPDEAGFHSTPTAMGLTACRLRGRDTRPPCTYRARQLQHHVRVACVNGLPVHLAGTHAPTQ from the coding sequence ATGGCAGGCTGGGCCTTATGCATGaccctggtgctggcagtgctggcagaggcagcggGCGAGAGTCGCTATGATAAATTCCTGCGGCAGCATGTGGACCACCCCCAGACATCCGTGCTTGCAGCGCACCGCTACTGCGAGACCATGCTGGCACGCCGGCGGGTGACGGCCCCGGGACGGGCCTGCAAGCCCTCCAACACCTTCGTGCACGCACCGGCCGAGGAGCTGGTGGCTGCCTGCACCCAAACACCTGACGAAGCGGGGTTCCACAGCACCCCGACAGCCATGGGCCTCACAGCCTGCCGCCTGCGGGGGCGGGACACTCGGCCCCCTTGCACCTACCGGGCCCGGCAGCTCCAGCACCATGTGCGTGTTGCCTGCGTTAATGGGCTGCCCGTGCACCTCGCTGGCACCCACGCACCCACCCAGTGA
- the MBOAT4 gene encoding LOW QUALITY PROTEIN: ghrelin O-acyltransferase (The sequence of the model RefSeq protein was modified relative to this genomic sequence to represent the inferred CDS: inserted 3 bases in 3 codons; substituted 1 base at 1 genomic stop codon), with amino-acid sequence MPFMSPATYKEEPEQPLAQSLLQASKAAEEARCSVHWPDLLILLPAAPYQLVAFPLAALFYHLCASGHLSLTVWYIFLLAGGCLLTGIAMGSYAVLLLIPAAGSVLVLLSVSPARAHTWVFALQVSWQTLCHLGLSSLELDPQDARPAVALSAIMLLTPKATSLALDVHEGLVLLQRGQGPLQPALPLCSYLPPSPALLGGPLCSFRRFQAQAESCGAXPCPLRAAGXRRLCALALQGLRAGWRRGWLXRQGCAGLGCLPHARPRALLLGPAYYLCWVLDEALLEAAGFGPEVRQGDLSIRDLWTLERTHHLAIFTRTWNKSTSRWLRSLTFQRCPAQPLLATFASSAWRHGLRPGQVFGFLCWAVMVEADYRTHPFLSARATSQAVKILYYGTTWLFTQLITAYILVAVETETFCLLCLLWTSCNSILPLSYSLALLLLPLAEKLKQNXACPGLMCATSGAHLCTCEHAGWEVLLAKQSHITASPENQVGFYSWDIPQL; translated from the exons ATGCCTTTCAtga GTCCTGCCACATATAAAGAGGAACCAGAGCAGCCCTTGGCTCAGTCTTTGCTCCAGGCGtcaaaggcagctgaagaaGCAAGGTGCTCGGTGCACTGGCCAGACCTGctcatcctcctccctgcagccccataccagctggtggctttcccccttgctgctctcttctaCCACCTCTGTGCTTCAGGGCACCTCTCTCTGACTGTCTG GTACATATTCCTCCTTGCTGGAGGATGCCTCCTCACCGGCATAGCCATGGGCAGCTACGCTGTGTTGCTCCTCATCCCTGCCGCTGGCTCTGTGCTTGTCCTCCTCTCCGTCAGCCCAGCTCGTGCCCACACCTGGGTCTTTGCTCTCCAGGTGTCCTGGCAGACACTCTGCCACCTGGGTCTGAGCAGCCTGGAGCTGGACCCTCAGGATGCCAG GCCAGCCGTTGCCCTCTCTGCCATCATGCTGCTCACCCCGAAGGCTACGTCTCTGGCCCTGGATGTCCACGAAGGGCTCGTGCTGCTCCAGCGGGGCCAGGGGCCTCTGCAGCCCGCGCTGCCCCTCTGCAGCTACCTGCCgccttccccagccctcctcGGAGGGCCCCTGTGCTCCTTCCGCAGGTTTCAGGCGCAGGCCGAGTCCTgcgggg gcccctgcccgctgagggccgccg agcgccgccTCTGCGCCCTGGCCCTGCAGGGGCTGCGtgcgggctggcggcggggctggc gcaggcagggctgtgctggcctgggctgcctgccccaCGCCCGGCCACGGGCCCTGCTCCTCGGGCCGGCCTATTacctgtgctgggtgctggatGAGGCCCTTCTCGAGGCGGCGGGCTTTGGGCCGGAGGTGCGCCAGGGAGACCTTTCCATCCGTGACCTGTGGACGCTGGAGAGGACGCACCACCTGGCCATCTTCACCCGAACCTGGAACAAGAGCACGTCCCGCTGGCTGAGGAGCCTCACCTTCCAgcgctgcccagcccagccgctCCTAGCCACCTTCGCCTCCTCCGCCTGGCGGCATGGTCTCCGGCCCGGGCAGGTCTTTGGTTTCCTGTGCTGGGCTGTCATGGTGGAGGCTGACTACCGCACCCATCCCTTCCTCAGTGCCCGGGCCACCTCTCAGGCTGTGAAGATCCTCTACTATGGCACAACCTGGCTCTTCACGCAGCTCATCACTGCCTACATCCTGGTGGCTGTGGAGACTGAGaccttctgcctgctctgcctgctctggaCTTCCTGCAACAgcatccttcccctctcctACAGCCTcgcactgctgctgctgccgcttgCCGAGAAGCTGAAGCAGAACTGAGCCTGTCCTGGGCTAATGTGTGCCACCAGTGGGGCACACCTCTGCACATGTGAGCACGCAGGGTGGGAAGTGCTATTGGCCAAGCAATCTCATATAACAGCATCCCCGGAGAACCAGGTTGGCTTTTACTCCTGGGATATCCCCCAGCTTTGA